One region of Paenibacillus polymyxa M1 genomic DNA includes:
- a CDS encoding L-lactate dehydrogenase: MKGKARKVAIVGAGMVGSSCAYSMVNQSICDEIMMIDRTYDRALAHALDLSHCMDFTSTRTKVRAGTYADCTDMDVVIITAGSNPKPGQDRLSVLDDAVHITREIVTAIMEGGFDGIFVIAANPVDIVTYLVQSISGLPRNKVIGTGTSIDSSRLKTLLSEVFSIDPRSVQGYALGEHGESQFVAWSHVTIGGKPLLHILRQHKERFRHVDLDDIARKTRDAGWEIFTRKGATYFGIANALAYITRSILNDDGKIIAISAVLDDEYGHTDVCTGVPAIIGSRGIQEIIELELNPEEQAKFDASCRLISENIRAISDLV; the protein is encoded by the coding sequence ATGAAGGGGAAGGCAAGGAAAGTAGCGATTGTCGGCGCGGGAATGGTCGGTTCGAGCTGTGCCTACTCAATGGTCAATCAGTCCATTTGTGATGAAATCATGATGATTGACCGCACGTATGACCGAGCTTTAGCCCATGCACTGGATCTGTCCCATTGTATGGATTTTACGTCTACACGCACCAAGGTCCGTGCAGGCACATATGCAGACTGCACGGATATGGATGTTGTAATTATAACAGCTGGATCCAACCCTAAACCCGGCCAAGACCGCTTGTCTGTATTGGACGATGCCGTGCATATCACCAGAGAGATTGTGACAGCTATTATGGAGGGCGGTTTCGATGGTATTTTCGTTATTGCCGCTAATCCTGTCGACATTGTTACTTATCTGGTGCAGAGTATATCCGGTCTGCCGCGTAATAAGGTGATCGGCACAGGCACCTCTATTGACTCATCCCGACTCAAGACGTTGCTTTCTGAGGTATTTTCTATAGATCCACGCAGTGTGCAGGGGTATGCCTTGGGCGAGCATGGCGAATCCCAATTCGTGGCCTGGTCACACGTCACGATTGGCGGCAAGCCGCTCTTGCACATTTTGCGTCAGCATAAGGAACGATTCAGACACGTTGATCTGGATGACATCGCCCGTAAAACAAGGGATGCCGGTTGGGAGATTTTCACCCGCAAAGGTGCCACTTATTTTGGTATTGCCAATGCGCTGGCGTACATTACCCGTTCCATTTTGAATGACGATGGTAAAATTATAGCGATCTCTGCCGTATTGGACGACGAGTACGGACACACTGATGTCTGCACGGGCGTTCCGGCAATCATCGGCAGTAGAGGAATTCAGGAGATTATCGAACTTGAGCTAAATCCAGAAGAACAAGCCAAGTTCGACGCCTCTTGCCGCCTGATCAGCGAAAATATTCGCGCCATTTCAGACTTAGTGTAA